One Lachancea thermotolerans CBS 6340 chromosome F complete sequence DNA window includes the following coding sequences:
- the VPS74 gene encoding Vps74p (highly similar to uniprot|Q06385 Saccharomyces cerevisiae YDR372C VPS74), whose translation MSGLQRRRVNKSESISSQDPVVNDETDGEGKRVAYDPEEAKLRDDTTTPKLNLMEEVLLMGLKDKEGYLSFWNDNISYALRGCILIELALRGKIQVLNDPARKRFDVSERLVEVINATKTGEVLLDEALNLMKNDEPLTIANWIDLLSGETWNFMKISYQLKQVRERLAKGLVDKGVLRTEMKNFFLFDMPTHPITDTSCKEAIKRRILSVLVSRNMQLNYNEYFPSSVRFKLIRTLSLICGAYGANVLENVLSSLDYEKRDRAFSRADEILAQFSQFPFALDKQTETGISVNLNKEVQEEVVSNQDASLQLECVAGVFEVFSRMDTLL comes from the coding sequence ATGTCGGGTTTACAACGTCGCCGTGTTAATAAGTCCGAATCTATTAGCTCGCAGGACCCAGTTGTGAATGATGAAACAGATGGTGAAGGCAAAAGAGTAGCTTATGACCCAGAAGAAGCGAAGCTTAGGGACGATACTACGACTCCCAAGTTGAACTTGATGGAGGAAGTGCTTCTTATGGGACTGAAAGATAAAGAAGGATATCTCTCGTTTTGGAACGACAACATATCGTATGCATTGCGTGGTTGCATTTTGATAGAGCTGGCCCTCAGAGGCAAAATTCAAGTACTCAACGATCCAGCAAGAAAGCGCTTTGATGTTTCTGAGAGACTGGTCGAGGTAATAAACGCAACCAAGACAGGAGAAGTATTGTTGGACGAAGCGCtcaacttgatgaagaacgaTGAGCCTTTAACAATTGCCAACTGGATCGACTTGCTCAGCGGTGAAACTTGGAACTTTATGAAGATCAGCTATCAGCTGAAACAGGTCAGGGAGAGACTCGCTAAGGGCTTGGTTGACAAGGGTGTGCTAAGAACAGAGATGAAGAATTTCTTCCTTTTCGATATGCCTACTCATCCTATCACTGATACAAGCTGCAAAGAGGCCATTAAACGTAGAATACTTTCTGTTCTGGTCTCGAGAAATATGCAGCTCAACTATAATGAATATTTCCCCTCCTCCGTCAGATTTAAACTAATAAGAACCCTCTCCTTGATATGTGGTGCTTATGGAGCCAACGTTTTGGAAAACGTTTTATCGAGTCTCGACTATGAGAAGAGGGATCGCGCGTTCAGCCGCGCGGATGAGATTCTGGCTCAATTTTCTCAATTTCCATTCGCTTTAGATAAACAAACAGAAACAGGCATCTCCGTGAACTTGAATAAGGAAGTtcaggaagaagttgtctCAAATCAAGACGCCAGTTTGCAACTAGAATGTGTTGCCGGTGTTTTCGAGGTTTTCTCAAGAATGGACACCTTGTTATGA
- the CTS2 gene encoding putative chitinase (similar to uniprot|Q06350 Saccharomyces cerevisiae YDR371W CTS2 Sporulation-specific chitinase) has product MAPILCFARKFLVAICVTGIILEAIYTGRIQTSTKMRAFQEHFNNLGRSGAMLSTSNDAGTGLSADNESGFVTGMYYSNWSPYAARKHFPHDIDFRKLTHVYYAFLVVNSETGECQLSDEWSDVQMDLYKQMISSFKKLDLRAQFPTGSKDKLPLGCIGELFFLKYSNFLTRNGGSAGVNNFKTIMSVGGWSNREAFTSLVESPAKLEVFLDSCVSKMFEYGFDGIDIDWEFPKNDAKEPKVYLQMLKALRERLDTLESQIFGSKDHKHHFALTSAISADEECLKYLPLQEADRYVDYWNLMAYDFSGAWSAQTAYQSNLYTPAKTNKRSTNGRGSADKAVRFLTDKSKLASKKIVLGMPAYGRGFKGVEVSHKSIENVIGKPFQDVSGSSEGEEGISLYKQLPLKGGMEFFDHNAVSAYCVKLSHNKKQAELIVYDNVDSMIQKAHYVEKNHLGGGFWWESCGEDYKGKSLVGAFTKEIKCLNKTEPTIYSLPEVVQHYLKLHPGGFLASTFQN; this is encoded by the coding sequence ATGGCTCCAATTTTGTGCTTTGCAAGAAAGTTTTTGGTGGCCATTTGTGTGACTGGCATAATCCTGGAAGCCATCTACACGGGAAGGATACAGACAAGCACAAAAATGAGAGCCTTCCAAGAACACTTCAACAACTTAGGTAGGAGTGGCGCTATGTTGAGCACCAGTAATGATGCGGGAACCGGACTGAGCGCGGACAATGAAAGCGGTTTTGTGACAGGAATGTACTACTCGAACTGGTCCCCTTATGCGGCTAGGAAGCACTTTCCGCACGATATAGACTTTCGAAAACTAACGCATGTATATTACGCGTTTCTAGTGGTAAACAGCGAGACGGGGGAGTGCCAGCTGAGCGATGAGTGGTCCGATGTCCAGATGGATCTGTACAAGCAAATGATCTCGAGTTTTAAGAAGCTCGACCTTCGCGCACAGTTTCCAACAGGGTCCAAAGACAAGCTACCGCTTGGTTGCATCGGGgagctgttttttttgaagtacaGCAATTTTTTGACTCGCAATGGTGGCTCTGCCGGGgtcaacaatttcaagacAATAATGTCTGTGGGCGGATGGTCTAACCGCGAGGCCTTTACAAGCCTAGTGGAGAGCCCCGCTAAACTGGAGGTCTTTCTTGACTCCTGTGTTAGCAAAATGTTTGAGTACGGCTTCGACGGTATCGATATTGACTGGGAGTTCCCAAAAAACGATGCCAAGGAACCTAAGGTTTACCTCCAAATGCTTAAAGCTTTGCGCGAGCGTCTTGACACTCTTGAAAGTCAAATATTTGGCTCAAAAGATCACAAACATCATTTCGCCCTAACATCTGCGATTTCTGCCGACGAGGAATGTCTCAAATACTTGCCGTTACAAGAAGCCGATCGTTATGTTGACTACTGGAATTTGATGGCATATGATTTTAGTGGCGCATGGTCCGCACAAACTGCCTATCAGAGCAACCTTTATACACCAGCTAAAACAAACAAGAGAAGCACCAATGGGAGGGGCAGCGCAGACAAGGCAGTGCGCTTTTTGACTGACAAGTCTAAACTGGCCTCCAAGAAAATAGTCCTTGGCATGCCCGCCTACGGCCGTGGTTTCAAAGGTGTTGAAGTCTCGCACAAGAGTATTGAAAACGTAATCGGAaagccttttcaagacGTCAGCGGCTCATCcgaaggagaagaaggaattTCATTATACAAACAGCTTCCTTTGAAAGGGGGCATGGAGTTCTTTGATCATAATGCAGTTTCTGCTTATTGTGTCAAGCTATCtcacaacaaaaagcaAGCTGAATTGATAGTGTACGACAATGTGGACTCAATGATTCAGAAAGCTCACTATGTTGAGAAGAACCATTTGGGCGGCGGTTTCTGGTGGGAATCGTGCGGGGAAGATTACAAGGGCAAGTCTCTCGTCGGAGCTTTCACAAAGGAAATCAAGTGTTTGAACAAAACTGAGCCCACTATATACTCACTCCCTGAAGTGGTGCAGCATTACTTGAAACTGCACCCGGGAGGCTTTTTAGCTTCTACCTTTCAGAATTAA
- the LEO1 gene encoding Paf1-complex subunit LEO1 (similar to uniprot|P38439 Saccharomyces cerevisiae YOR123C LEO1 Component of the Paf1 complex which associates with RNA polymerase II and is involved in histone methylation), translated as MSDQGEGTVALENSQNELSEKQSPNVEADGEEMDDLFGDDSDQETGSGPGEQEPHSPNSANEEEDDEQAMYNRKFYGDKGEDSNDEGSQEFREADIDIMKHIVPYSTEPSQGDKTIYYTKVPQFLTIDPIPFDPPAFQSKIEERAAQRTSVEDQIDDRLIEENTVRWRYSRDKNQRVFKESNAHIVQWSDGTYSLRLGDEYTDVLINDTEDTYLAVSHDQQELIQSVKGGEVTKNMIFIPTSTNSKSHQRLSKAVARKEQQEHHGPNTYILRVDPELEQKELEKKQGQIIRERRKRQLREQQEREGMDSPAPTSKPRSASRPGYSQTRYDEYEDDGFMVDDEENESDGGVGGDGNEDEEDLLDDEEEEDDDDLNAERLRQLKRKGAAQYNTQEASDNNVESDDAEDSAMKRRKVAVLDDEDDE; from the coding sequence ATGTCGGATCAAGGAGAAGGCACAGTGGCACTAGAAAATAGCCAAAATGAATTGAGCGAAAAACAAAGCCCCAATGTTGAGGCAGACGGCGAAGAAATGGACGACTTGTTCGGGGACGACAGCGATCAAGAAACGGGCTCTGGCCCAGGGGAACAGGAACCCCACAGCCCCAACTCGGCAaacgaggaagaagacgatgagCAAGCCATGTACAATAGAAAATTCTACGGGGACAAAGGCGAGGACTCGAATGACGAAGGGTCTCAAGAATTCCGGGAAGCAGACATAGACATAATGAAGCATATTGTGCCGTACTCGACCGAACCCTCTCAGGGAGATAAGACCATTTACTATACCAAGGTTCCACAATTCCTGACGATAGATCCCATACCGTTTGACCCTCCGGCGTTTCAAAGCAAGATCGAAGAGCGCGCGGCTCAAAGGACGTCTGTTGAAGACCAAATCGACGACAGGCTCATAGAAGAAAACACCGTCAGATGGAGATACTCCCGTGACAAAAACCAGCgggttttcaaagagtcTAACGCGCACATTGTGCAGTGGTCCGACGGCACGTACTCACTGCGACTGGGAGACGAATACACGGACGTTCTGATAAATGACACTGAGGACACATATTTGGCAGTCTCGCACGACCAGCAGGAGCTGATCCAGTCCGTCAAGGGCGGGGAGGTCACTAAAAATATGATTTTTATTCCGACATCCACAAACTCCAAAAGCCACCAAAGGCTCAGCAAGGCTGTTGCCCGCAAAGAACAGCAGGAACATCACGGACCAAATACCTACATCTTGCGTGTTGACCCAGAACTGGAGCAAAAGGAGCTGGAGAAAAAGCAGGGCCAAATCATCAGAGAGAGACGCAAGAGGCAGTTGCGGGAGCAACAGGAGCGCGAAGGCATGGATTCACCAGCGCCTACTTCTAAGCCTAGGTCCGCCAGCCGGCCCGGTTACAGCCAGACCAGGTACGACGAATATGAAGACGACGGATTTATGGTtgacgacgaagaaaatgaaagcGACGGCGGAGTCGGCGGCGATGGTaacgaggacgaggaagacCTACTggacgatgaagaagaggaagacgatgaCGATCTGAACGCAGAGCGTCTAAGACAGCTCAAGAGAAAGGGAGCTGCCCAGTACAACACCCAAGAGGCCAGCGACAACAACGTGGAAAGTGATGATGCTGAAGACTCTGCAATGAAGAGGCGCAAGGTTGCGGTATtggacgacgaagatgacgaatAG
- the PFY1 gene encoding profilin (highly similar to uniprot|P07274 Saccharomyces cerevisiae YOR122C PFY1 Profilin actin- and phosphatidylinositol 4 5-bisphosphate-binding protein plays a role in cytoskeleton organization required for normal timing of actin polymerization in response to thermal stress localizes to plasma membrane and cytosol) → MSWQAYTDNLLGTGKIDKAAIYSRAGDSLWAASGGLSLPTNEIGEIAQGFENPSGLQSTGLHLQGQKFMLIRADDRSIYGRHDAEGVICVRTKQTILVTHYPAGVQAGEATKIVEQLADYLISVSY, encoded by the exons ATGTCTTGGCAAG CGTACACCGACAACCTCCTAGGAACTGGCAAAATTGACAAAGCAGCCATCTATTCGAGAGCTGGCGACTCCCTGTGGGCTGCGTCCGGTGGCCTGTCACTTCCTACCAACGAAATCGGCGAAATTGCCCAGGGCTTTGAGAACCCGTCCGGGTTGCAGAGCACAGGCCTGCATCTGCAAGGTCAGAAGTTCATGCTGATCAGAGCTGACGACAGAAGCATCTACGGCAGACACGACGCTGAGGGTGTTATCTGCGTGCGCACGAAGCAAACTATCTTGGTGACACACTACCCAGCCGGCGTCCAGGCCGGAGAGGCCACCAAGATTGTCGAGCAGCTAGCCGACTATCTGATCAGTGTCTCATACTAA
- a CDS encoding YciI family protein (conserved hypothetical protein): MVEWCVIVFDKKGSDRSACRPAHLEGVAQQYEKGTLVCAGAIYHEVGPDGKPTNFAGSHLQISANTKEDALQVVKNDIFAKEGIWDLENIIIYPFGCAVRQGK, encoded by the coding sequence ATGGTTGAGTGGTGTGTAATTGTATTCGATAAAAAGGGGTCTGACCGCTCTGCTTGCAGACCGGCACATCTAGAAGGTGTTGCGCAGCAATACGAAAAGGGTACCCTAGTGTGCGCTGGCGCAATCTACCACGAAGTTGGGCCCGACGGCAAGCCTACCAACTTTGCTGGTTCGCACCTACAGATCTCCGCCAATACTAAAGAGGATGCCCTACAGGTTGTCAAGAACGACATCTTCGCAAAGGAGGGGATTTGGGACCTTGAAAACATCATCATCTATCCCTTTGGCTGCGCTGTTCGTCAGGGCAAGTAG
- the DXO1 gene encoding Dxo1p (weakly similar to uniprot|Q06349 Saccharomyces cerevisiae YDR370C Hypothetical ORF): protein MQKLFEKLSLEDLPDEACVSCRGFERASISHFPAEPLHFFDEVKEIGTMTHWIDSDKFELGRKQSAPHLKKDLGLFTITKKLAKTNSYVGHDLLEHYDDFQPLTPNQLEDMSGVFEFLNKWEGDHGKPYSSGSDFTIVCSRHNLIDLIMAPFSDEDVHFNVKYINGYLHIFPDKQFQKKDDGIYSSESNIRRICYTGFELEDLVTETQPGAPKSAFYSLVQGKISKNIKLLFKAEMDCFNPAKRSYTEIKCTTGLKVKSAFHRRKLLRMWVQTSLVPSTDLLIGLRDPYYHQLSSFECYTRQELYQKFNNRNLSLLKKKYNYNANISVQWFRHLVKRLCQTITPYVEKTPTEAVSFKLTLTKQLELRLRKIETPSTAKESPKPKPAHAQS from the coding sequence AtgcagaagctttttgaaaagctctcGCTTGAAGACCTTCCTGATGAAGCCTGCGTAAGTTGCAGGGGTTTCGAACGTGCCTCCATAAGCCACTTTCCGGCGGAACCACTACACTTTTTCGACgaagtcaaagagattgGCACGATGACGCATTGGATCGACTCTGACAAGTTCGAGCTGGGACGTAAGCAGAGCGCACCACATCTTAAAAAAGACTTAGGGCTCTTCACCATTACTAAGAAGCTGGCCAAGACCAACAGCTATGTTGGGCATGACTTGTTGGAGCACTATGACGATTTCCAGCCCTTGACGCCAAACCAGCTAGAAGACATGAGCGGCGTGTTTgaatttctcaacaagTGGGAGGGGGACCATGGAAAGCCCTACAGTTCCGGTAGCGATTTTACCATAGTGTGTTCTAGACACAACCTGATTGACCTCATCATGGCGCCTTTCTCAGACGAAGATGTCCACTTCAACGTTAAATACATCAACGGGTACCTCCACATTTTCCCTGACAAgcaatttcaaaagaaggatGATGGCATTTACTCTTCGGAATCGAACATAAGAAGGATATGCTACACTGGatttgaacttgaagactTGGTGACTGAAACACAACCGGGTGCGCCCAAGTCTGCCTTCTACTCTTTAGTGCAGGGGAAAATAAGCAAAAATATCAAACTTCTATTCAAGGCCGAGATGGATTGCTTCAATCCTGCAAAACGCAGCTACACCGAGATCAAGTGCACGACTGGACTGAAAGTTAAGAGCGCGTTCCATCGTCGGAAGCTCCTCCGCATGTGGGTGCAAACCTCATTGGTACCCTCAACAGACCTTTTGATAGGATTGAGAGACCCGTACTACCATCAATTGAGTTCCTTCGAGTGTTATACTAGACAGGAACTATAtcaaaagttcaataaCCGAAATCTGagcttgctcaaaaagaaataCAACTACAATGCCAATATCTCTGTTCAGTGGTTTCGACACCTGGTGAAACGGCTTTGCCAGACAATTACTCCTTATGTTGAAAAGACTCCAACAGAAGCTGTGAGTTTTAAATTAACTCTTACCAAGCAATTAGAGCTTCGGCTGCGAAAAATTGAAACTCCCTCGACAGCAAAAGAGTCACCTAAGCCAAAACCCGCGCATGCCCAAAGCTAG
- a CDS encoding KLTH0F16016p (conserved hypothetical protein): protein MDLSDFSKELQKGSESSVVQRSSLKPLYFTSISVDGDNGSSPLSNTVYNSVLEPVLVQPLQTLDQSLSNFAEIKKKLIYTGLFRDVKISLDNEVSSDELQSLPKDLVKGYALEMPIPTIARIRLTPINLNRASLTSFTGDTLSSMGGRYSVINNFGKAEVLTLQGKLAYQPFQSTFDEKVLEAKLLIPLQKNPSVKAVFDANYANIDLNGQPFIEKRDQHRQKQVSVNVGVQKQWVNIKTGLAPVLYNGFSVVARNLDEVRKEASEAIRQFDAPFVKNSFVSQLLVDNRKFFGLFPASGLKFSINNEYVLSESFDKKAGTAVSQNEGFDKLAVDFEAHRAFFGNKIINSLELACGGIFSAGKSSSLVHHIDKFYLGGMSSLKGFERNSVGQHGGKLFYKLGLASSFKLPNTPANSPLRLQFFFNAGDVQNKKPTQFSCAASSGVSLLYKSSLANMDLTYAFPLTNRGQDIQKPGFSFGVSLSLY from the coding sequence ATGGATCTCTctgacttttcaaaagaactCCAAAAGGGTTCTGAATCGAGCGTTGTCCAGCGGTCTTCGCTGAAGCCTCTTTACTTTACCTCGATTTCGGTCGATGGAGACAACGGCAGCAGTCCTCTATCTAACACGGTTTACAACTCTGTCCTAGAGCCCGTATTGGTGCAGCCCTTACAGACGCTTGACCAATCTCTGAGCAATTTTGctgaaatcaagaagaagcttaTTTATACAGGCCTGTTTCGCGATGTGAAGATTTCGTTAGACAACGAAGTTTCAAGCGACGAGCTCCAGTCCTTGCCAAAAGATCTCGTCAAAGGCTACGCCCTAGAGATGCCTATTCCAACTATTGCTCGTATACGCTTAACCCCCATAAATCTTAACAGGGCATCCTTGACGTCTTTTACAGGCGACACCCTATCATCGATGGGCGGCCGCTATTCTGTCATCAATAATTTTGGCAAAGCAGAAGTATTGACGCTACAGGGTAAGCTTGCATATCAGCCTTTCCAATCAAcctttgatgaaaaggTTCTAGAGGCCAAGTTGTTGATCCCATTGCAAAAAAATCCATCCGTTAAAGCGGTCTTCGACGCCAACTACGCTAACATTGACCTGAATGGTCAACCTTTTATTGAGAAGAGGGACCAGCATCGCCAGAAACAAGTATCGGTCAATGTTGGTGTGCAAAAACAGTGGGTCAACATCAAGACAGGCTTGGCACCTGTTTTGTATAACGGATTTTCCGTCGTCGCAAGAAACTTGGATGAAGTCCGTAAAGAAGCCTCTGAAGCCATTCGACAGTTTGACGCGCCATTTGTGAAAAACAGCTTTGTTTCACAGCTTTTGGTGGATAACAGAaagttctttggtttgTTTCCAGCTTCCGGCCTAAAGTTTTCTATCAACAATGAGTATGTGCTCTCTGAAAGCTTTGACAAAAAGGCAGGCACCGCTGTTTCCCAAAACGAAGGCTTCGATAAGCTCGCggttgattttgaagcacacCGAGCATTCTTTGGCAACAAGATTATTAATTCGCTTGAATTAGCATGTGGAGGCATTTTCTCAGCAGGCAAGTCCTCCAGCCTAGTGCATCACATCGATAAATTTTACCTAGGTGGTATGTCCTCGCTTaagggctttgaaagaaattcTGTCGGGCAGCATGGTGGTAAACTTTTCTACAAACTGGGCCTGGCATCCTCATTCAAACTCCCAAACACCCCAGCTAACTCACCTCTAAGGCTTCAGTTTTTCTTTAATGCTGGTGACGTccagaacaaaaagccaaCCCAATTCTCGTGCGCCGCAAGTTCTGGAGTTTCGCTGCTCTATAAAAGCTCTCTTGCCAATATGGATCTCACATATGCCTTTCCGTTAACAAATAGAGGCCAGGACATTCAAAAACCagggttttcttttggTGTCTCCCTGTCCTTGTATTAA
- the XRS2 gene encoding Xrs2p (weakly similar to uniprot|P33301 Saccharomyces cerevisiae YDR369C XRS2 classified as an early recombination function required for DNA repair but dispensable for mitotic recombination (xrs2 is hyper-Rec during vegatative growth) required for double strand breaks meiotic recombination and spore viability DNA repair protein) → MWILRYQYIDETGSEIRVSCCLKKGTQYVVGRSVKSPLQIKGDKSISRKHVQLEVRQNSKLEVLNAGKLTKIGGDNVKMDQMLEFGADQSVALEMGAGPVKGTVTYEPAIWKIPHDLAITESLKNHLSLYDIQVTNSLTSKTSVQIIKEHQKSHGNCLFALVKKIPIMCEGFIGDFVSQFADTQIDFDAKWEQITLKNAPFLELQTKDAAFKGLNFVVTNQKTFAIYKSIIDAGSGNLWLCGDVSNLGTFIEKQIKSENVVILIHLIEEAPALASEQNNSMHIQEAKLLKNKARSLGFKTRDVNDIVDAVLKNDILSLLDRVPQEKALEENSAGGSIAGSQVLADIVADAPNLRNKRKRANRQIQPLNSLAFFGGGSSLSQKLEQVSTPAKEQNLELQEGLGVHTNPEVHPLSKKPREEKNTLHSAGNNSTTTFSETPIHQEDVQIGSEPLNHSAAHSVISKEDESTHTDERNKTLVNSAKDARTVTFPSIHKNELKSSRTLSNEAKVEGNISHADTEVQAIKRPRSLIQAFQEAKQHEVHRLKKNMADVGSEELTEEAINKLDNLASVEKVDLMRRPSEVPENSNQRILTNPQWARRKNFKKFVKLWPSHSSRSSPDNITDAVRNKAYLITRDYVSLCPYDGTRNNSADDGFGDACQQHAAAEQSNLTASPGNLALLGVEVENGPAFAFQSQRAANSQANSLFNETDNRRVEERSPERNQELFVVDEDDSQPQVACYSNNVSQVPSRLEDADQSLQPDERRVPRVASLRNTVQHESDDSDDEPQFRFQSRR, encoded by the coding sequence ATGTGGATTCTGCGATACCAGTATATCGATGAAACTGGCTCAGAAATCAGAGTTTCTTGCTGCCTAAAAAAGGGCACTCAATATGTCGTTGGGCGCTCGGTTAAGAGCCCTCTTCAAATTAAAGGCGATAAAAGTATATCAAGAAAACATGTCCAGCTGGAGGTCAGGCAAAATTCAAAGCTCGAAGTCCTAAATGCGGGAAAGCTTACCAAAATTGGTGGGGATAACGTGAAGATGGACCAAATGTTGGAGTTCGGTGCTGATCAAAGTGTCGCACTGGAAATGGGAGCAGGGCCCGTGAAAGGTACAGTCACTTATGAACCGGCAATTTGGAAAATACCACACGACCTAGCTATTAcagagagcttgaaaaatcatCTATCGCTCTATGACATACAAGTTACTAATTCTCTCACTTCCAAAACCAGTGTTCAGATCATCAAAGAACACCAGAAGTCGCACGGAAACTGCTTGTTTGCGCTAGTTAAAAAAATACCCATTATGTGTGAGGGCTTCATTGGTGACTTTGTTTCACAATTCGCAGACACGCAAATCGACTTCGATGCTAAATGGGAACAGATTACTTTAAAAAACGCTCCGTTTTTAGAACTTCAGACTAAAGATGCAGCTTTCAAAGGGTTGAACTTCGTGGTCACTAACCAAAAGACATTCGCCATTTACAAGAGTATTATTGACGCAGGCTCTGGAAATTTGTGGCTATGCGGTGACGTATCCAACCTTGGTACCTTTATAGAAAAGCAAATCAAGTCAGAGAACGTGGTTATTCTGATACACCTCATCGAAGAAGCACCTGCGCTTGCTTCGGAGCAAAACAACTCTATGCATATCCAGGAAGCCAAGctactcaaaaacaaggcaCGAAGTTTGGGCTTTAAAACTCGTGATGTGAATGATATTGTTGATGCAGTTCTTAAAAACGATATACTGAGTTTGCTAGACCGAGTACCGCAAGAaaaggctttggaagaaaactCAGCGGGAGGAAGCATTGCGGGCTCCCAGGTGCTTGCTGATATAGTCGCCGACGCTCCTAACTTGCGGAACAAGCGGAAAAGAGCAAACAGACAAATTCAGCCACTAAATAGTCTTGCGTTTTTCGGTGGGGGATCTTCTCTCTCACAAAAGTTGGAGCAAGTTTCTACTCCCGCAAAAGAGCAAAatcttgagcttcaagagGGCTTGGGCGTGCACACAAATCCAGAAGTTCATCCTTTGTCTAAAAAGCCCCGTGAAGAAAAGAATACTCTGCATTCTGCTGGAAACAattcaacaacaactttcTCTGAGACCCCAatacatcaagaagatgtcCAGATTGGTTCTGAACCTTTAAATCACTCAGCGGCTCATTCAGTAATCTCAAAGGAGGACGAATCTACGCATACGGACGAGAGGAACAAAACGTTGGTTAATTCTGCTAAAGATGCGCGCACCGTGACTTTCCCTTCTATACATAAGAACgaactcaaaagctcacGTACGCTCTCAAATGAGGCCAAAGTTGAAGGTAACATTAGCCATGCTGATACTGAGGTACAAGCTATCAAGCGCCCCAGGTCTCTCATACAGgctttccaagaagctAAACAACATGAAGTTCACAGactaaaaaaaaacatgGCTGATGTTGGGAGTGAGGAGCTTACAGAAGAAGCCATTAATAAGCTCGACAACCTTGCTTCTGTAGAAAAGGTGGACTTGATGAGAAGGCCAAGTGAAGTACCTGAGAATTCTAATCAACGCATATTGACGAACCCACAGTGGGCTAGGAGaaagaatttcaaaaagtttgtgAAATTGTGGCCATCACATTCTTCTAGAAGCAGCCCAGATAATATCACTGATGCTGTTAGGAATAAAGCTTACCTCATAACCAGAGATTATGTGTCACTTTGTCCTTATGACGGTACCAGGAATAATAGCGCAGATGATGGATTTGGCGACGCTTGCCAACAGCATGCTGCCGCGGAACAATCTAATCTAACAGCATCCCCCGGAAATTTGGCTTTGTTGGGAGTAGAGGTTGAGAATGGACCAGCGTTtgcttttcaaagccagCGTGCCGCCAACTCACAGGCAAATTCTCTATTTAACGAGACTGACAATCGCAGAGTTGAGGAGAGGAGCCCAGAACGcaatcaagagctttttgtaGTTGATGAGGACGACTCGCAACCACAAGTGGCGTGCTATAGCAATAATGTCTCTCAAGTTCCATCAAGGCTTGAAGATGCGGATCAAAGCCTGCAGCCCGACGAGCGCAGGGTACCAAGAGTCGCTTCGCTAAGAAATACTGTCCAACATGAAAGTGACGACAGTGATGACGAACCCCAATTTCGCTTTCAATCGAGAAGATAA